A stretch of Plasmodium chabaudi chabaudi strain AS genome assembly, chromosome: 14 DNA encodes these proteins:
- a CDS encoding succinate dehydrogenase [ubiquinone] iron-sulfur subunit, mitochondrial, putative, translated as MGKPNELRYIMGLLNKRVWNNINNKKVKFFSSDNNSTASNAININRYVNDKSDQAQKNELKRFSIFRYDSQNNKRPRMQTFEVDIDNCGPMVLDVLIKIKDEIDSTLSFRRSCREGICGSCAMNINGKNGLACLTEVNKNKNEITEIHPLPNLYIMKDLVADLTNFYNQYKSIDPWLKRKTKKEKGQKEFYQSIEDRKKLDGLYECIMCASCSTSCPSYWWNPEYYLGPATLMQAYRWIVDTRDEYTQERLMDMNDTMKLYRCHGIMNCSVCCPKGLDPAKAIKHMKELVQENFSKDNIKAHANYIKDKMENEEKSIDKEK; from the coding sequence atgGGAAAACCAAATGAATTAAGATATATAATGGGCTTATTAAATAAGAGGGTAtggaataatataaataacaaaaaagtaaaattttTCTCTAGTGACAATAATTCAACAGCTAGCAATGctataaacataaatagATATGTTAATGATAAATCTGATCAAGctcaaaaaaatgaattaaaaaggtTTTCAATATTTCGATATGATTCACAAAACAACAAGAGACCTAGAATGCAGACATTTGAAGTCGATATAGATAATTGTGGTCCAATGGTGTTAGAcgtattaataaaaattaaagacgAAATTGATTCAACATTATCCTTTAGAAGGAGTTGCAGAGAAGGTATATGTGGAAGTTGTgcaatgaatataaatggGAAAAATGGATTGGCTTGTTTAACAgaagttaataaaaataaaaatgaaataacaGAAATACACCCACTcccaaatttatatataatgaaagaTTTAGTGGCAGATTTAacgaatttttataatcaaTATAAATCAATTGATCCATggttaaaaagaaaaacaaaaaaagaaaaaggtCAAAAAGAATTTTATCAATCTATTGAAGatcgaaaaaaattggatGGACTATATGAATGCATTATGTGTGCATCTTGCTCAACATCATGCCCATCTTATTGGTGGAACCCTGAATATTATCTTGGGCCAGCTACATTAATGCAAGCATATCGTTGGATAGTTGATACAAGAGATGAATATACGCAAGAACGCTTAATGGATATGAATGATACCATGAAATTATATAGATGTCATGGAATAATGAATTGCTCAGTATGCTGCCCTAAAGGTTTAGACCCAGCAAAAGCTATAAAGCACATGAAGGAGCTAGTACAAGAAAATTTTTCtaaagataatataaaagctCATGCCAATTACATCAAAGACAAAATGGAAAACGAAGAAAAATCAATTgacaaagaaaaataa
- a CDS encoding tetratricopeptide repeat protein, putative: MEVISNGTKLKKIDNEPEKYIDKNENLGTNVSEKHVPKLSSTQLKKNPSVVAEKKLQKKECDENEVKGESDENEEKDESDKSEEKGEEKVSILKNPDFSDDEKLNKDDANEKYKSGDYEGALKIWKRGLKSINYVLSKHEELNSEKLYEFKKMHSTYCSNIAQGHLKLNQYSECVKYSLLAKEHDKLNVKIYFRLAKGYFMLGKYDDAIHVLNEGIKINNDTALINLLQVVKRKKLIYLQKEKNTMKFIFQKLEEKSIIETDKKNENTFFNNIFSFICLFLMYVYSLFASLSNYFSHIIKKQKMIKKDK; the protein is encoded by the coding sequence ATGGAGGTTATTTCAAATGGTactaaattaaaaaaaatagacaaTGAACCAgagaaatatattgataaaaatgaaaatttaggCACTAATGTTTCTGAAAAACATGTCCCCAAATTATCAAGTACGCAATTAAAGAAGAACCCTTCTGTGGTAGCTGAAAAGAAATTACAAAAGAAGGAATGCGATGAAAATGAGGTAAAGGGGGAGAGCGATGAAAATGAGGAAAAGGATGAGAGTGATAAAAGTGAAGAAAAGGGGGAGGAAAAAGTAAGCATCTTAAAGAATCCAGATTTTTCTGATGATGAAAAACTAAACAAAGATGAtgcaaatgaaaaatacaaaagCGGTGATTATGAAGGagctttaaaaatatggaaaagaGGGTTAAAATcaataaattatgttttatcAAAACACGAAGAGTTAAATagtgaaaaattatatgaatttaaaaaaatgcattcTACTTATTGTAGTAATATTGCTCAAGGCCACTTAAAATTAAACCAATATTCTGAATGtgttaaatattcattacTAGCAAAAGAGCATGACAAGCTAAatgttaaaatttattttagaCTAGCTAAAGGATATTTTATGCTAGGAAAATATGATGATGCAATTCATGTATTAAATGAGggaattaaaataaataacgaTACAgcattaattaatttattacaagttgtaaaaagaaaaaagctcatatatttacaaaaggaaaaaaatactatgaaatttattttccaaaaGCTCGAAGAAAAATCAATAATAGAAAcggataaaaaaaatgaaaacacattctttaataatattttttcatttatttgtcTTTTTCTTATGTATgtttattctttatttgcTAGTTTATCAAACTACTTTTCccacataataaaaaaacagaaaatgataaagaagGACAAATAG
- a CDS encoding glycerol-3-phosphate 1-O-acyltransferase, putative yields MLDIYIVLRWLCKAIVSSLFGDVNIINPENVPLYGSVIFVGNHNNQFIDACVLVASIPRQIKFIVAEKSMKRPVIGELARLAGCISVKRPEDLKFKGIGRIYWNTGDTKIKGINTRFKLDVQIGDKLMTQNKMFTVTKIESEIELILQNPININCEDKVNGVPFKIVPKINQTEVYNLVTHSLKNGDPIGIFPEGGSHDRTNLLPLKPGVAIMTLCALADGIEDVSIIPVGLSYSKLYQLQGCVTIFVGNAIIASQDLCNDYNNNNRETISKLLAKIEEGMRSCMLTSKNHETSRCIELCVSLYTPERMTISKNKIYNILQLFSEMFWKFGNSKEIENLCYELQCYEKLLQANKIKDDEVWMLKQSTSAATLKFIEHICSLIFCIIFGMTFSLLWLPLVAISVYLAENHRKMSLKNSLVKIQGGDVVASYKVLVLLVLLPTFNIIYGLLFSLYFYKSWLQRIAFTICSICILPICYYININYSVQIPTLLRQMKILLKVICGIINVWRDNERELISTRHELQLKVRNTVSKLGHKVSDNFLEQLHRNIPKFVINADTKRLIRGKDEWVPILKRSQLEYREEIL; encoded by the coding sequence ATGCTAGATATATACATTGTATTAAGATGGTTATGTAAAGCAATTGTAAGTTCCCTTTTTGGGGATGTGAACATAATTAACCCTGAAAACGTCCCCTTGTATGGATCTGTGATATTTGTTGGTAATCATAATAACCAGTTTATCGATGCATGCGTATTAGTAGCAAGTATTCCTCGTCAGATAAAGTTTATAGTGGCAGAAAAATCGATGAAACGACCAGTAATTGGGGAATTGGCTCGTCTTGCTGGATGTATAAGTGTTAAAAGGCCCGAGGATTTGAAATTTAAAGGTATAGGACGTATATACTGGAATACAGGGgacacaaaaataaaagggaTAAATACCAGATTTAAATTAGATGTACAAATTGGAGATAAATTAATGACTCAGAATAAAATGTTCACTGTTACAAAAATTGAATCTGAAATAGAATTAATTCTTCAAAAtcctataaatataaattgtgAAGATAAAGTAAATGGGGTTccttttaaaattgtgccaaaaataaatcaaactgaagtatataatttagTTACTCATAGTTTGAAGAATGGAGATCCCATTGGAATATTTCCAGAAGGTGGGTCTCATGATAGAACTAATTTACTTCCATTAAAACCTGGAGTTGCTATTATGACTCTTTGTGCGTTAGCCGATGGAATAGAAGATGTATCAATTATACCTGTTGGACTATCTTATTCCAAATTATATCAATTACAAGGTTGTGTAACAATTTTTGTTGGAAATGCTATCATAGCATCACAAGATTTATGTaatgattataataataataatagagaAACGATAAGTAAATTACTTGCGAAAATTGAAGAAGGTATGAGAAGTTGCATGTTAACATCAAAAAATCATGAAACAAGTCGATGCATAGAATTATGCGTTAGCTTATATACACCAGAGAGAATGactatatcaaaaaataaaatttataatattttacaacTTTTTTCTGAAATGTTTTGGAAATTTGGTAATTCAAAAGAGATAGAAAATTTATGTTATGAGCTACAAtgttatgaaaaattattacaagcaaataaaattaaagatgATGAAGTATGGATGCTTAAACAATCTACATCTGCTGCGactttaaaatttattgagCATATTTGTAGCTTAAtcttttgtataatttttggtATGACCTTTTCACTTTTGTGGTTACCTTTAGTTGCTATATCTGTATATTTGGCAGAAAACCATAGGAAAATGTCTTTGAAAAATAGTTTAGTCAAAATTCAGGGTGGAGATGTAGTAGCTAGTTATAAAGTTTTAGTATTATTAGTATTATTGCCaacttttaatattatctatggtttattatttagtttatatttttataaatcttGGTTACAAAGAATTGCTTTTACAATTTGCagtatatgcattttacCAATAtgctattatattaatataaattattctgTTCAAATACCTACACTATTAAgacaaatgaaaatactTTTGAAAGTTATTTGTGGAATAATTAATGTTTGGAGGGATAATGAAAGGGAGCTTATTAGTACGAGACATGAACTTCAATTAAAAGTTCGGAATACTGTATCAAAATTGGGGCACAAAGTTTCCGACAATTTCCTTGAGCAGTTGCATAGAAATATTCCAAAATTTGTTATCAATGCTGATACCAAAAGATTAATACGAGGTAAAGATGAGTGGGTACCTATTTTGAAACGCTCACAATTGGAATATAGGGaagaaattttataa
- a CDS encoding SND2 domain-containing protein, putative: protein MAGQSEKKRLKKAANFIVYAYPFFSIFSLIYIIFAYFFKYDLITRNIFFLHCLLFFCYYYSIKNIHYGITNGLNFTYYTDVLILSFVINIGLFFSFKFFYIYIIVPIYATFKFINFIVKFFLGSPMSALAPPENAEQAEKKKQKIVYKKVY, encoded by the exons ATGGCAGGCCAATCTGAAAAAAAGCGATTAAAAAAGGCAGccaattttattgtttatgcctatccattttttagcattttttcg ttaatttatattatctttGCCTATTTCTTCAAATATGATTTAATTacaagaaatatattttttttgcattgtttgctatttttttgttactaTTACTCAATCAAGAATATACATTATGGCATAACCAACGGACTAAATTTTAC ATATTATACTGATGTTCTGATTTTGTCTTTTGTGATAAATATAGGattatttttctcttttaaatttttctacatatacataattgTCCCGATATATGCAACATTTaagtttataaattttattgtaaAATTCTTTTTGGGCTCACCG ATGAGTGCCCTCGCCCCTCCCGAAAATGCTGAGCAGGccgaaaagaaaaaacagAAAATCGTATATAAGAAAGTTTACTAA
- a CDS encoding eukaryotic translation initiation factor 3 subunit A, putative, with the protein MQTFQKPENALKRAEELQFIGQNEDALQILHAAIGHRTFRLQGWHVLQEQIMLRYIEFCLYLEKLSLVKDGLHQYRIICQHGNIASLGKVITDFRDKAEEKVRLAKENMNINKDKIEQEESNVDFTEKILMNSLDMEITGKYERKLQNAYKICMETYKMILEILRATPKLEKAYHDTAKKALLFCKENKRLTEFKKLSDLLRNHYNLILRGKHKPEYQSLLKIEYHLETKIMQLETACELGMWKEASNIAEDIYNLNMHEYFYKTLKSGAMESDMNNVDQNDSKKKNSDKDEEKDANEATTSGGVAAASAIASQNKQKENLKKWIATFYEKMADILFVYESELFHGLAWLKYCFHILNYGIDISEERKKFICTKAVLAVLSIPRIGNKKNEEYAKIFEAHKKMSQLLGHTSVPVKESLKNGLKVRNILNYADENAQKLYSLVENKFTPLSLCLECEVLLKELEKTEHNIYINKIKEVIFHKLILQLSKVYNYISIDYFIENICSEHFISWNDAETMLVDLVYQKELEMRIDLTKRAIYFGDKENINRSKLIKDSLINMYNELYNGLRMINESISIENEVENTNTKLLNYEHEFNLLDKGNKHIGNYATADIEDIVENEIIEDKPIEDEKILKKIYDKIDEEHHKLQLLSEEHNKKRKEMLRKQKEQEQAQLKIRMEKRLLEEKLEKEKREELAKKGEKLRIKEEKIKKKSEAAEQMLKEIKKLCTNSTSKILMKGKYLDEITIEDILNGYVDFEDIEEVQGKIRLNERNEIIKIRKAEAKKVDHYFRALRQVELSHMNKWIALIFQEDTEILLQEQKAVEEEKKADFEAALKEKEEYMKFSNDIEEFTKTEMQQRVIEFEKDLKEQKERLHKLLKEEKIQRARDRREQHIRKLKAEEERKRREEEEERLRKEEIERKKKEEAHKKKLDEISRIQRERDLEIEQQLLKQNEESRSGDKSLRKSSADDEFTWRRHETGASQYDDDNHKRHHENNDDHYRDTSERRDRKGWSGRDRDRDRERERDRDRDRERDRDRDRERDRDRDRDRKYRREKEYRRDRSKDRERDRDRERDRDRERDRERDRDRERDRGRDRDRERDRERDRDRERDRGRERDRERDRERDRERDRGRESRRDTRRSENDREKKRDKDDYTPNNSDNEKERNAWNLRNGDGGIESDENKKNHVEGDDNGNNLKGSKRDGEKHKDSENTSNDKREEKSDEKGQGSDGGNFTVFTKKKKNFLKYFTKT; encoded by the coding sequence atgcaAACATTTCAAAAGCCGGAAAATGCTCTTAAAAGAGCAGAGGAATTGCAGTTTATTGGGCAAAATGAAGACGCTCTTCAAATTTTACATGCTGCTATTGGGCATAGAACTTTTAGGTTACAAGGATGGCATGTTTTGCAAGAACAAATTATGTTACGATATATcgaattttgtttatatttagaaaaattaagttTAGTAAAAGATGGTTTGCATCAATATAGAATTATATGCCAACATGGTAATATAGCATCTCTTGGAAAAGTCATTACTGATTTTCGAGATAAAGCAGAAGAGAAGGTTCGATTAGCTAAAGagaatatgaatattaataaagatAAGATAGAGCAAGAAGAAAGTAATGTAGATTTTAcagaaaaaattttaatgaattCTTTAGATATGGAAATAACTGGAAAATATGAACgaaaattacaaaatgcttataaaatatgtatggaAACATATAAGATGATTTTAGAAATATTAAGAGCTACTCCTAAATTAGAAAAGGCATATCATGATACTGCTAAAAAagctttattattttgcaaagaaaataaaagattaacagaattcaaaaaattgaGTGATCTTTTAAGAAATCACTATAACTTAATTTTAAGAGGAAAGCATAAACCTGAATATCAAtctcttttaaaaattgaataCCATTtagaaacaaaaataatgcaaCTTGAAACTGCTTGTGAACTTGGCATGTGGAAAGAAGCATCAAATATAGCAGAAGATATTTATAATCTTAATATgcatgaatatttttataaaacattaaaatCTGGAGCTATGGAATCAGATATGAACAATGTTGATCAAAATGAttccaaaaaaaagaattctgataaagatgaagaaaaagatGCAAACGAAGCAACTACCAGTGGTGGTGTTGCAGCGGCATCAGCAATTGCTAGCCAAAATAAACAGAaggaaaatttaaaaaaatggattgCAACTTTTTACGAAAAAATGGctgatattttatttgtttatgaAAGTGAATTATTTCATGGTTTGGCATGGCTAAAATATTGTttccatatattaaattatggAATAGATATTTCTGAAGAAaggaaaaaatttatatgcacAAAAGCAGTGCTTGCTGTTCTGTCAATACCTCGTATTGGAAACAAAAAGAATGAAGAATATGCAAAGATTTTCGAAgcacataaaaaaatgtctcAATTGTTAGGACATACAAGTGTTCCAGTAAAGGAATCATTGAAAAATGGATTAAAAGTAAGAAACATATTAAACTATGCAGATGAGAATgcacaaaaattatattctttagtagaaaataaatttacacCTTTAAGCCTGTGTTTAGAATGCGAagtattattaaaagagTTAGAAAAAACtgaacataatatatatattaataaaataaaagaagtaatttttcataaattaatattacaattatcaaaagtatataattatatatctattgattattttattgaaaatatatgctctgaacattttatatcatGGAATGATGCTGAAACAATGTTAGTCGATTTAGTATATCAAAAAGAGTTAGAAATGAGAATCGACTTAACAAAAAGagctatatattttggtgataaagaaaatataaatcgtagtaaattaataaaagattcacttataaatatgtacaatgaattatataatggGTTACGAATGATTAATGAATCCATAAGTATAGAAAATGAAGTAGAAAATACCAATACAAAACTATTAAACTATGAACatgaatttaatttattagataaaggaaataaacatataggCAATTATGCTACTGCAGATATTGAGGATATTGTAGAAAATGAGATTATTGAAGACAAACCAATagaagatgaaaaaatattaaaaaaaatatatgataaaatagatGAAGAACATCACAAGTTACAACTTCTAAGCGAagaacataataaaaaacgaaagGAAATGttaagaaaacaaaaagaacAAGAACAAGctcaattaaaaataagaatgGAAAAGAGATTATTAGaagaaaaattagaaaaggaaaaaagaGAAGAATTAGCGAAAAAAGGAGAAAAACTTAGaataaaagaagaaaaaataaagaaaaaatcaGAAGCTGCAGAACAAATGCttaaagaaattaaaaaattatgtactAATAGTACtagtaaaatattaatgaaagGAAAATATCTTGATGAAATTACTATTgaagatatattaaatggaTATGTCGATTTTGAAGATATTGAAGAAGTACAAGGAAAAATCCGATTAAATGAGAGaaatgaaattataaaaattagaaaagcCGAAGCCAAAAAAGTTGATCATTATTTCAGAGCCTTAAGACAAGTAGAACTTAGTCATATGAATAAATGGATAGCATTAATTTTCCAAGAAGATACtgaaattttattacaagAACAAAAAGCAGTTGAAGAAGAGAAAAAAGCCGATTTTGAAGCTGCActtaaagaaaaagaagaataCATGAAATTTTCTAATGACATTGAAGAATTTACTAAAACAGAAATGCAACAAAGGGTAATAGAATTTGAAAAAGATCTAAAAGAACAAAAAGAACGtttacataaattattaaaagaagaaaaaatacaaagaGCTAGAGATAGAAGAGAGCAACATATCagaaaattaaaagcagaagaagaaagaaaaagaagagaagaagaagaagagAGGTTAAGAAAGGAAGAAATtgaaaggaaaaaaaaagaagaagctcataaaaaaaaactcgACGAAATCAGTAGAATACAAAGAGAAAGAGACCTAGAAATCGAACAACAATTATTgaaacaaaatgaagaatCCAGAAGCGGTGATAAATCTTTGAGGAAATCATCCGCCGATGATGAATTCACATGGAGAAGACATGAAACAGGTGCTTCTCAATATGACGATGATAATCATAAAAGGCAtcatgaaaataatgatgaccATTATAGAGATACTTCTGAAAGAAGAGATAGAAAAGGCTGGTCCGGAAGAGATAGAGATAGAGATCGAGAAAGAGAAAGAGACAGGGACAGAGATAGAGAACGCGATAGGGATAGAGACCGAGAACGTGATAGGGATAGAGATCGAGATAGAAAATACAGAAgagaaaaagaatatagAAGAGATAGATCAAAGGATAGAGAAAGAGACAGAGATAGAGAAAGAGATAGAGATAGAGAAAGGGACAGAGAAAGAGATAGAGATAGGGAACGAGACAGAGGAAGAGATAGAGATAGAGAAAGGGACAGAGAAAGAGATAGAGATAGAGAACGAGACAGAGGAAGAGAAAGGGATAGAGAAAGAGATAGAGAAAGAGACAGAGAAAGAGATAGAGGTAGAGAGAGTAGAAGAGATACTAGAAGAAGTGAAAATGAtcgagaaaaaaaaagagataAAGATGATTATACTCCAAATAATAGTGATAATGAAAAGGAAAGAAATGCTTGGAATTTACGAAATGGTGACGGTGGTATTGAATcggatgaaaataaaaaaaaccaTGTAGAAGGCGATGATAATGGAAACAATTTGAAAGGAAGTAAAAGAGATGGAGAAAAACATAAGGATAGTGAAAATACCAGCAATGATAAACGAGAAGAAAAAAGTGATGAAAAGGGACAAGGATCCGATGGAGGAAATTTTACAGTTTttaccaaaaaaaaaaaaaactttttaaaatattttactaaaacataa
- a CDS encoding bromodomain protein 2, putative: MKESNNEEASALITENEKSEHNENRVGITNDDMMDNSSGNISDGNIKEFNSKNSNVNNNYLNNEDNDNNNQCNNNLLNTMSDEFTINNKELYNSNSDIYLDYKNQKVTNVSLNDESFLKNVDNMRTFERGIVYLSEEEYVYMSNKIKLLGFRFIEIPCAKPKTEKRNTFSAISKRHLNEIKNLHCSLSNNIYDAGKRKSKISYDKFYSKDEFSSSTATKENVNDIHKYNDNNNNSTVSSIDHVIGGKANANMGGKKKFPSNSLSNVNVKSSDNINYGHNNRSHSTLKKGETWDADRNNNNKLNNSSNVSTSNKGKGKLSKCTSMGNGKRQMSSSFTGGKEPLKKKAKHNSYYEDNNTIDEYEEHRRTYRKRIYKCQNAWKNNCFKIIHKLKKKEMSCWFLKPVNPELDGIPNYFNIIKNPMDFETIENKLLNDKYNSPFQWQQDVRQIFYNAFTYHKVKNCVWNDAYKLAKEFDRLLNEENKMKNIHIEYTRSTNSVLFDMKKYNEILINKNNNYDSDSSTYSSDYSSDDGDVSSDYVTSNNKKGNIHNKMNRNNNYKKRGSTAIGGMNNSSLSINNLSSGSQMYSHNKKGLSVDLADHKMHRSSKMGSNDIDAIKNIRDGKFMGNKKDKLLGKYDNNNLNSNNSNTSCYNNSNSIDFEPPSMGTIPEPPGIQKIGINDKGLNNYQVNLLFKNLRRLAPNQRRAALEIIQDDLGILAENHMFDRFFTFDTELLSIEKQKRIFLYINHMGRINLEQYKASRISSEHMPNCNNNMSRGKMMMQMKNGNNKNYMNSNNNGGHYDKRRGNRYISSSSNSSDTSSSNSSDSSTFSTSSDDSESDSESDMDFDSYDNKKKKLKGQFSNDKKKEITNKFFDSKRKSLPQYKPVDEKKKSLEIRQDVMGIHADFLGSMDTPKNQKKNIKKNHKNSGTAWPEWKGQVIQQAILTQRQTNVPINKKELIAEGYDAKI, translated from the coding sequence atgaaagaaTCAAATAATGAGGAAGCAAGTGCTTTAATAactgaaaatgaaaaaagtgAACATAATGAGAATCGTGTGGGGATAACCAATGACGATATGATGGATAACAGTAGTGGTAATATAAGTgatggaaatataaaagagtTTAACtctaaaaatagtaatgttaataataattatttaaataacgaagataatgataataataatcaatgtaataataatttattaaatacaaTGAGTGATGAATTtactattaataataaagaattatataatagtaacagtgatatatatttagattataaaaatcaaaaagtGACAAATGTAAGTTTAAATGAtgaatcatttttaaaaaatgtcgATAATATGCGAACCTTTGAAAGAGGTATAGTATATTTATCGGAAGAagaatatgtatatatgtcaaataaaataaaattattaggATTTCGATTTATTGAAATTCCCTGTGCAAAACCAAAAacagaaaaaagaaatacatTTAGTGCTATATCAAAAAGgcatttaaatgaaataaaaaatttacactgctcattatcaaataatatatatgatgcaGGTAAAAGAAAGTCAAAAATATCATACgataaattttattcaaaaGATGAATTTAGTAGTAGTACAGCTACTAAAGAAAATGTAAACGATATAcacaaatataatgataataataataacagcACCGTTAGTAGTATCGATCATGTTATTGGCGGCAAAGCAAATGCGAATATGGgagggaaaaaaaaattcccAAGTAATAGCTTATCAAATGTTAATGTAAAATCGagtgataatataaactaTGGCCATAATAATAGGAGTCATAGTACGCTAAAAAAAGGTGAAACATGGGATGCTGATAGaaacaataataacaaattaaataacaGTAGTAATGTTAGCACTTCTAATAAAGGAAAGGGAAAGCTTTCTAAATGCACTAGCATGGGTAATGGTAAGAGACAAATGAGCTCTTCTTTCACAGGAGGAAAAGAACCACTAAAAAAGAAAGCAAAACATAATAGTTATTATGAAGATAACAATACTATAGATGAATATGAAGAACATCGAAGAACATATAGGAAaagaatttataaatgtcAAAATGCttggaaaaataattgttttaaaataatacataaattaaaaaaaaaagaaatgagTTGCTGGTTTTTAAAACCAGTAAATCCAGAATTAGATGGAATACCAaactattttaatattataaaaaatccaATGGATTTTGAAacaatagaaaataaattattgaatgataaatataatagccCTTTTCAATGGCAACAAGATGTTagacaaattttttataatgcaTTTACATATCACAAAGTTAAAAATTGTGTGTGGAATGATGCTTATAAATTAGCAAAAGAATTTGATCGATTACTTaacgaagaaaataaaatgaaaaatatacatatagaaTATACTAGAAGCACAAACTCAGTACTATttgatatgaaaaaatataatgaaattttaattaataaaaataataattatgatagTGATAGTAGTACTTACAGTAGTGACTATAGTAGTGATGATGGAGATGTAAGCTCAGATTATGTAacaagtaataataaaaaaggtaacattcataataaaatgaatcgaaataataattataaaaaaagaggaAGTACAGCAATAGGTGGAATGAATAATAGTAGTTTAtccataaataatttatcatcAGGTAGCCAAATGTACTCTCACAATAAAAAGGGATTATCTGTGGATCTAGCAGATCATAAAATGCATAGATCAAGTAAAATGGGGTCAAATGATATCGATGcgattaaaaatattcgtGATGGTAAATTTAtgggaaataaaaaagataaattgCTCGGTAAATAtgacaataataatttaaatagtaataatagcaATACGAGTTGTTACAATAATAGCAATTCTATTGATTTTGAACCCCCAAGTATGGGAACAATACCTGAGCCTCCAggtattcaaaaaattggaaTCAACGACAAAGggttaaataattatcaaGTTAATcttctttttaaaaaccTGAGAAGATTAGCACCTAACCAAAGACGAGCAGCATTAGAAATTATACAAGACGATTTAGGAATATTAGCAGAAAATCATATGTTTGATagattttttacatttgaTACAGAGTTATTATCTattgaaaaacaaaaaagaatatttttatatataaatcatatGGGAAGAATTAATTTGGAGCAATATAAAGCTTCACGAATTTCTTCTGAACATATGCCtaattgtaataataatatgtctAGAGGAAAAATGATGAtgcaaatgaaaaatggtaataataaaaattatatgaacagtaataataatggtgGGCATTATGATAAAAGACGAGgaaatagatatatatcatCGTCTTCTAATTCATCTGACACATCATCATCTAATTCATCAGACTCATCTACGTTTTCAACGTCAAGCGATGATAGTGAATCGGATAGTGAGTCAGACATGGATTTTGATTcctatgataataaaaaaaaaaaattaaaaggacaattttcaaatgataaaaaaaaagaaatcacaaataaattttttgatagCAAAAGAAAATCATTGCCACAATATAAACCTgttgatgaaaaaaaaaaaagtttagAAATTCGACAAGATGTAATGGGAATACATGCTGATTTTTTAGGATCAATGGATACCCCAAAaaatcagaaaaaaaatataaaaaaaaatcataaaaaCTCAGGTACTGCTTGGCCAGAATGGAAAGGTCAAGTCATTCAACAAGCTATTCTCACACAACGCCAAACGAATGTCCCCATAAATAAGAAGGAATTAATAGCTGAAGGTTATGATGCAAAAATTTAG